Below is a window of Syntrophomonas wolfei subsp. wolfei str. Goettingen G311 DNA.
CTGATCAGAAAGGTTTCTAGATCAATACCCTTACCGGCAGTAAACACCGGTGCCGGCATACTATCTATAGATGAGTATTCTCGCTCTACCTGCGGCATACTTTTAAGCTCATCAATAGTATATTTATTCAATTCAGAAGCAACTCCATTATCGTTGAGTACGACTACTAATTCAGTAGCTGCTTCGCTGGAATCACTTTTGGCTATGGCCCATTCACAGTTGAAAAGCCCCATAAAACAAAACAATAAGATAAGAATTCCCAGCATAATGCCCCTGATTTTTACATCAGGCTCAAACCCTGACTTTATATACTGCACTTCTTCTCTACCTCCTGTACTAGTTCTAGTAGTTAAAAGGAAAGCACACCATGCTTTGTTAAGAATTACACCACCTTCCTGTGTTCCAATCTTGATTCATTGTATCCCCTCGTTTTTTTTCCATTACTTATTTCGATTACCTGGGAAACTAAAAGCTAATAATGAAGGATATTTGTTATTGCAATACGATTGGATTAAAATCAAGCGCATTAGTTAAATCATCAAGCACATAGGTTTTGACTATATCTCCAGGTTTGACATTAAAACCTGCCTGAGCAGCCTTGACCAGGTCAAAATCAGCCTGGGTAGCGTTCAAATTAATTTGCTTTCCATTTCTCAAGTGAATGAAAATCAGTGTTTCCATTCCTTCGTGAGGCTTTACCGGGGTTAGCTCTACCCCAAAATACTTTAATCCCGAATTGCCTTGATTCACGGTCATGATTTCCAGACCATCGGCGTTAGTCTCTATTTGGTAACTTGCATCTTTTATTGGAGCAATCAAATACTGGGCCCGGGCTGCAGGCACATTCCCCAGTATATAGCTGTCAATAACCAGCCCCTCAGCGTTCCGGGAACTCAAGCTAAGACTGTCTCCATCAATGCTTAATAGTTGGTAATTGCTGACATTAGCCACCTGCTTGGCGATATATTCTCTGTCTTCACCAGCAGGATAGAACTTGCTTCCTGAATTGCCCATAATATAAACAATACCTTCTCCATCTGCCTGCACCTTACCCCCACGCAACGGTTCGCTCCGCATGTAGACGTGTTGGTGACCAACAAATACTATATCCACCGCGCATTGTTCAAAAAAAGGCACCCAGTTTTCCTCTAAATTATAAGAATGACCATCATCTACCACCGGGTAAGGGGGATAGTGGAAGACTAGAAACTTCCACTGCTGCTTGCTATTATTAAGGTCATCCTGCAACCAGTTTTTGAGCGTGTTGTAATAAGGTTTGGAAACGCCCATTTTGTTGCTGTTTAGCACCGCAATGTGACAATTGCCATAGTCAAAGGAGTAAAATTCTTCCTTAAATCCTTCCGGGCCATTCCGGGGCATAGCAAATGAATTCCAGAATAACGGCGTATCATCATGATTACCTGCTGCCGGCAGCAAGGGAAGCTGTTTAAAGGTCGGGGAAGCAGCGGCAAAGAACTGCTGCCATTCATTGTTGCTATTGCCATCATGAACCAAATCCCCACCCAGGAGGGCAAATCTTAAATCGGGGTTTTCCGCGGCAACGTGCTTAAGCATTTCTCCCCATTTGTCATAACCTTTCTGAACATCACCCAAATATAAGAAGGAAAATTTGCCACCAGGGGTAGCAGTGGAAAAGGAGGCAGGCTCACTCCAGACCCCTTCCCGCCCAACACGATATATATATTTGCAGTCAGGGGCCAACTGGAACAAGGTAGCTTCACAATGGGAATAACCGGTATAAAGCTCAGTTTTCACTGCTGCCACTCGGGAAGCACTGGTAAAACTACCGTTATAATTGGCAGCAGGCAGGTACTGGACCCATTCCTGATCGGCAGCGCTATCGCTCCGCCAGGCCATAGTCCGGGTAGTCTGCGGATCATCAGTCCAGGATAGCATGATATGATCAGGCAAGCCGCTCGGCTCAGTAGTAGCTATATCC
It encodes the following:
- a CDS encoding purple acid phosphatase family protein produces the protein MLLNLKLLRDSKQKAISLLFFLFLFSLSGALNPDIATTEPSGLPDHIMLSWTDDPQTTRTMAWRSDSAADQEWVQYLPAANYNGSFTSASRVAAVKTELYTGYSHCEATLFQLAPDCKYIYRVGREGVWSEPASFSTATPGGKFSFLYLGDVQKGYDKWGEMLKHVAAENPDLRFALLGGDLVHDGNSNNEWQQFFAAASPTFKQLPLLPAAGNHDDTPLFWNSFAMPRNGPEGFKEEFYSFDYGNCHIAVLNSNKMGVSKPYYNTLKNWLQDDLNNSKQQWKFLVFHYPPYPVVDDGHSYNLEENWVPFFEQCAVDIVFVGHQHVYMRSEPLRGGKVQADGEGIVYIMGNSGSKFYPAGEDREYIAKQVANVSNYQLLSIDGDSLSLSSRNAEGLVIDSYILGNVPAARAQYLIAPIKDASYQIETNADGLEIMTVNQGNSGLKYFGVELTPVKPHEGMETLIFIHLRNGKQINLNATQADFDLVKAAQAGFNVKPGDIVKTYVLDDLTNALDFNPIVLQ